GTCGAGAGGTGCTCATCGTTCACCCATGTGGTGACGCGCACCACCCGCGTTAGACCTGACTTTGAGACGACCATGTCGTTCAGGGCGAGGGCGCGCTCACGCACGCCTTCCCCGCCCACTATCTCGGCTTCCAGCATCGTGCGCTCGTCAATCGCAAAGCGGGCCGCGGCAATCTCAGCCGCGGCATCCGGCAGCTCATCCAGGGGCAGCTCTGCCAGAAAGCCGAACCCGCCCGTGTTCACTCCCAGAATAGGTACGCGCCCCCTGGCCAGGCGAGCCGAGGAGAGGATCGTACCGTCCCCGCCGAGGACGATGAGCAGGTCGCTGCCCTCGACAAGCGCAGGGTCCTCTGCTGCCAGGTCGGGCCAGCCGGAGCCGGAGGCGACCGATGCGCTCACCCGGACGGCAACGCCCCTTGCCTGAAGGCGCCCTACGGCTTCGTGCAGCAGGGCAGCCGCCTTCGGATGACCGCCAAATCGGTCTCGATTGACCAGGATTCCGATTCGCATCAGGCCCCTCCCCCTACCGGGCTGCGGACCGCGCCGAGGATCTCCTGTTCAAGATTATTGGCGCTCCCCTGGCCATCGTTGCGGAGCGCCACGAA
Above is a window of Armatimonadota bacterium DNA encoding:
- a CDS encoding NAD(+)/NADH kinase, whose product is MRIGILVNRDRFGGHPKAAALLHEAVGRLQARGVAVRVSASVASGSGWPDLAAEDPALVEGSDLLIVLGGDGTILSSARLARGRVPILGVNTGGFGFLAELPLDELPDAAAEIAAARFAIDERTMLEAEIVGGEGVRERALALNDMVVSKSGLTRVVRVTTWVNDEHLSTYPADGVIVATPTGSTAYSLSAGGPIVHPQVDVIVITPICPHTFTARPVVVSGDATIAVETAAATEDVRLNVDGQESHPLGQGERVVIRRAALRTRLARLGTRSFYGVLRTKLGWGER